One segment of Stomatobaculum sp. F0698 DNA contains the following:
- a CDS encoding IS30 family transposase, translated as MAQNEYTTNRKYRHLTREKRAQIEVLLQLKLPKSRIAREIGIARSTLYNELARGTVQQLGRNLEPYTRYFGDSGQRVYEHRRRNSHCPMKLVKAKKFVSFAVKQILTKHLAPDTICGLAKEKGCFTELVCSKTLYNYIERGLLKARNIDLALKVKRKQHRKGHPQHKRLYGLSIEARPQVVNQREEFGHWEIDTVVGRKESQSVLLTLDERITRFRHIIKIPGRSTQAVEQGLKTLRELYGERFSQVFRSITSDNGSEFASLPQLLSTIPIYYAHPYSAYERGLNEKQNSLIRRFLPKGSSFDVVTDEQIREIQNWINQLPRKSFHYSSPEELFQTVLLDLAI; from the coding sequence ATGGCCCAGAACGAGTATACCACAAATAGAAAATATCGCCACCTGACACGCGAAAAGCGTGCACAGATTGAAGTGCTGCTGCAATTAAAGCTCCCCAAAAGTCGCATCGCGCGCGAAATCGGGATTGCAAGGTCAACTTTATATAATGAACTTGCCAGAGGTACTGTACAGCAGTTAGGACGGAATCTGGAGCCATACACTCGGTACTTTGGAGATTCGGGACAGCGTGTCTACGAACATCGAAGACGAAATAGTCATTGCCCCATGAAGCTGGTGAAAGCTAAGAAGTTCGTGTCTTTTGCAGTAAAGCAGATACTGACAAAGCATCTGGCACCTGATACGATTTGCGGTCTTGCCAAAGAAAAGGGCTGTTTCACCGAGCTGGTTTGCAGCAAGACACTTTATAACTATATTGAGCGTGGATTGTTAAAAGCTCGAAATATCGATCTCGCGCTAAAGGTCAAACGTAAACAACACCGTAAGGGACATCCGCAGCATAAGCGGCTGTATGGCCTGAGTATTGAAGCTCGCCCCCAAGTAGTCAATCAGCGGGAGGAGTTTGGGCATTGGGAGATTGATACCGTGGTCGGTCGAAAGGAGTCACAATCCGTTTTGTTGACACTGGATGAGCGAATCACAAGATTTCGACACATTATAAAGATACCCGGTAGAAGCACACAAGCGGTCGAGCAAGGTTTAAAAACGCTCCGAGAGCTATACGGAGAACGATTCAGCCAAGTCTTTCGCTCCATCACAAGTGACAATGGCAGTGAATTTGCTTCACTGCCACAGTTGCTTTCCACGATACCCATATACTATGCCCATCCTTACTCCGCCTACGAACGCGGACTGAATGAAAAGCAGAACTCATTGATTCGCCGGTTCTTACCAAAAGGGAGTTCTTTTGATGTAGTTACGGATGAGCAGATAAGAGAGATACAGAACTGGATCAATCAACTCCCTCGAAAATCCTTTCATTACAGTTCGCCGGAGGAATTATTTCAGACTGTCCTACTTGATCTTGCAATCTAG
- the rpmB gene encoding 50S ribosomal protein L28 produces MAKCAICEKAAHFGNNVSHSHRRSNRIWKANVKSVKVKTEGGVRKMYICTSCLRSNFVERA; encoded by the coding sequence ATGGCAAAGTGTGCTATTTGCGAAAAGGCAGCTCACTTCGGAAATAACGTGAGCCATTCTCATAGAAGAAGCAATCGCATCTGGAAGGCAAACGTCAAGTCCGTTAAGGTCAAGACGGAAGGCGGAGTGCGGAAGATGTATATTTGCACTTCCTGCCTTCGCTCGAACTTCGTTGAGAGAGCATAA
- a CDS encoding GerW family sporulation protein, with protein MADKRFAEQAEALFQGMNAFISTKTVVGAPQQAGDAIIIPLVDVSCGMATGAFADKKGSSDGNGAGGMSTKISPAAVLIIQNGVTKLVNVKNQDAVTRVMDLVPDVINRFTANSKISPETTERAVQVVKDTDGGKQN; from the coding sequence ATGGCTGACAAGCGTTTTGCGGAACAGGCGGAGGCACTGTTCCAGGGAATGAATGCATTTATATCCACGAAAACCGTGGTCGGTGCGCCGCAGCAGGCGGGCGATGCCATCATTATACCGCTGGTGGATGTCTCCTGCGGCATGGCGACCGGAGCCTTTGCGGATAAGAAGGGCAGCAGTGACGGGAACGGCGCCGGCGGTATGAGCACCAAAATTTCTCCGGCAGCTGTTTTGATTATTCAGAACGGCGTAACCAAGCTGGTCAATGTGAAGAATCAGGACGCCGTGACCCGCGTCATGGATTTGGTTCCGGACGTCATCAATCGCTTTACCGCGAATTCCAAGATTTCTCCCGAGACCACCGAGAGAGCCGTTCAGGTGGTAAAGGACACGGACGGCGGCAAGCAGAACTGA
- a CDS encoding CinA family protein — protein MELYDSGSTADLDRLADSCVDLLRKHKLIVTTAESCTGGMLSAKLVDIPGVSEVFQEGYVTYSNKSKRRLLNVSKSTLKKYGAVSTQTAREMAIGAVFAASADIAVSITGIAGPDGGDEEKPVGLVFIACYMNDRVTVEEHHFRGTRSEVRTQSVQSALRLLRATILEQSKD, from the coding sequence ATGGAACTCTATGATTCCGGCAGCACGGCTGATTTGGATCGCCTGGCTGACTCCTGCGTCGACTTGCTTCGAAAGCACAAATTAATCGTCACAACCGCAGAATCTTGCACCGGCGGGATGTTGTCCGCAAAATTGGTGGACATTCCGGGCGTTTCGGAAGTGTTTCAGGAGGGCTATGTCACCTATTCGAACAAGTCGAAGCGGCGCCTTCTGAATGTCAGTAAATCCACACTGAAAAAATACGGCGCGGTGAGTACACAGACCGCACGTGAAATGGCAATCGGTGCCGTCTTCGCGGCGAGTGCTGATATTGCGGTTTCGATTACCGGAATTGCGGGACCGGACGGCGGGGACGAAGAAAAGCCGGTCGGCTTGGTGTTCATTGCTTGCTATATGAATGACCGCGTCACGGTGGAAGAGCATCACTTCCGCGGAACCAGGTCGGAGGTGCGCACGCAATCTGTACAGAGCGCACTTCGTCTGCTCCGCGCCACAATTTTGGAACAAAGTAAGGACTGA
- the pgsA gene encoding CDP-diacylglycerol--glycerol-3-phosphate 3-phosphatidyltransferase: MNLPNKLTLARVIMVPFFVAALLYREGDSTPARLLALGLFLIASFTDFLDGYIARKYQLITNFGKFMDPLADKLLVCSALICFVGLMELSPWITIAVVAREFIISGFRLIAAEHGKVIAAGIWGKLKTVSQMICIVLLLIRPDGNGTINVLTEVFVWLMLALTLISLAEYIWKNREVLREG, encoded by the coding sequence ATGAATCTGCCGAATAAGCTGACGCTTGCTCGCGTTATCATGGTTCCCTTCTTTGTCGCAGCTCTGCTTTACCGAGAAGGGGATTCCACACCGGCTCGCTTGCTTGCCCTCGGCCTTTTTCTGATTGCGAGTTTCACCGATTTTTTGGATGGCTATATCGCCAGAAAATATCAGCTCATTACAAATTTCGGAAAATTCATGGATCCGCTTGCAGACAAGCTTTTGGTCTGCTCGGCCCTCATTTGCTTTGTCGGCCTGATGGAGCTCTCGCCTTGGATTACCATTGCCGTGGTTGCGCGAGAATTTATCATCAGCGGTTTTCGTCTCATTGCTGCGGAACACGGGAAGGTAATCGCTGCGGGAATCTGGGGAAAGCTTAAAACCGTGAGCCAGATGATATGTATTGTGCTCCTGCTGATACGCCCGGACGGAAACGGCACAATCAATGTGCTCACCGAAGTCTTTGTGTGGCTGATGCTCGCTCTCACATTAATCTCACTCGCGGAATATATTTGGAAGAACCGTGAGGTTCTTCGGGAAGGATAA
- the rimO gene encoding 30S ribosomal protein S12 methylthiotransferase RimO → MKICMISLGCDKNLVDSEMMLGYLKREDVSLTDEQAEADVIIVNTCAFILDAKDESIQTMLSAAQYKEEGNLKALIMAGCMAERYKDEVLREIPEIDAVVGTSAYDKISAVLDRVLDGEKVTEFEDLSRLPAIGTEAARVRTSLASYGYLKIAEGCDKHCTYCIIPSLRGGYRSYPMEALVREAERLAEDGIKELILVAQETTRYGMDLYGEKRLPELLHRLCRIDGIQWIRILYCYPEEITDELIAVMAEEKKICHYLDLPIQHASDAVLKRMGRRTSRADLEAIIRKLRNAMPDIALRTTLISGFPGETEEDQESVLSFVEDMRFDRLGVFTYSQEEDTPAAAFEGQIDEEVKAARRDQIMELQQTVSRENLQRKVGARMEVFVEGYLPEEDVYMGRTYMDAPDVDGYLFFPANGLELMSGSIVPVLVTEASEYDLKGVLYEDESAE, encoded by the coding sequence ATGAAAATATGCATGATCTCTCTGGGCTGCGATAAAAATCTCGTGGACTCGGAGATGATGCTCGGTTATCTGAAACGTGAAGATGTCTCTCTCACAGATGAACAGGCGGAAGCGGATGTTATCATCGTAAATACCTGTGCGTTCATTCTCGATGCGAAAGACGAGAGCATACAGACCATGCTCTCGGCCGCTCAATACAAGGAAGAGGGAAATTTAAAAGCGCTCATTATGGCGGGCTGTATGGCGGAGCGCTATAAAGATGAGGTGCTTCGTGAAATTCCGGAGATAGACGCGGTGGTCGGAACCTCGGCCTACGATAAAATCAGCGCTGTACTCGATCGTGTCTTGGACGGTGAAAAGGTGACTGAGTTTGAAGATTTAAGTCGTCTCCCGGCAATCGGAACCGAGGCTGCACGAGTACGGACCTCGCTCGCTTCCTACGGCTATCTGAAAATTGCCGAAGGTTGCGACAAACACTGCACTTACTGCATCATTCCTTCGCTCCGCGGCGGCTATCGGAGCTATCCGATGGAAGCCTTGGTGCGGGAGGCAGAACGGCTTGCCGAAGACGGCATCAAGGAACTCATCCTGGTTGCGCAGGAGACGACACGCTACGGCATGGATTTATACGGCGAGAAACGGCTTCCCGAGTTGCTTCACCGCTTATGTCGTATTGACGGCATTCAATGGATTCGTATTCTCTATTGTTATCCGGAGGAGATTACGGATGAGTTAATCGCGGTTATGGCAGAGGAAAAGAAGATTTGCCATTACTTGGATTTGCCCATTCAACATGCGAGCGATGCTGTGTTAAAGCGCATGGGACGCAGAACTTCACGGGCGGATTTGGAAGCTATCATTCGAAAACTTCGAAACGCCATGCCGGACATCGCGCTCCGCACAACACTGATCAGCGGCTTTCCGGGGGAGACCGAGGAAGATCAGGAGAGTGTTCTCTCCTTTGTCGAAGATATGCGCTTTGACCGCCTCGGCGTCTTTACCTATTCTCAGGAAGAAGATACACCGGCAGCCGCCTTCGAGGGGCAGATTGACGAAGAGGTCAAAGCAGCTCGTCGGGATCAGATTATGGAATTGCAACAGACTGTATCCCGCGAAAACCTTCAGCGTAAGGTCGGCGCACGCATGGAGGTGTTTGTCGAGGGCTATCTTCCCGAAGAAGATGTCTATATGGGGCGTACCTATATGGATGCACCGGATGTAGACGGTTATCTTTTCTTTCCGGCGAACGGTCTTGAGCTGATGTCCGGAAGTATAGTCCCTGTCCTGGTCACCGAAGCATCCGAGTATGATCTAAAAGGAGTGCTCTATGAAGATGAATCTGCCGAATAA
- the rpoZ gene encoding DNA-directed RNA polymerase subunit omega → MLHPSYTEIIDAVNSEVEPGEQPVVQSRYSIVIATAKRARQLIAGEVAEVPDYKKKPLSVAIEELHKGKVKIVSEDETENIEVGTAEQEQEEE, encoded by the coding sequence ATGTTACATCCGTCTTATACAGAGATTATCGATGCCGTCAACAGTGAGGTCGAGCCGGGCGAACAGCCGGTGGTACAGAGTCGTTACTCCATTGTCATTGCAACCGCGAAAAGAGCGAGACAGCTGATTGCCGGAGAGGTCGCGGAAGTCCCGGACTATAAAAAGAAGCCGCTTTCGGTCGCAATCGAAGAGCTCCATAAGGGCAAGGTTAAAATTGTTTCGGAGGACGAAACGGAAAATATCGAAGTCGGTACGGCAGAGCAGGAACAGGAAGAAGAATGA
- the gmk gene encoding guanylate kinase codes for MAEKKERGLLVVISGFSGAGKGTLIRELMHRYPNYRLSVSATTRAPRAGEEDGRDYFFVSRDRFEEMIAQSELIEYASYVGNYYGTPKAYVEKMLDAGHDVILEIEIQGALKVKDIFPEAVFVFVAPPNAESLEQRLTGRGTESKEQVLARLKRAAEESRWMSDYEYLLVNDDLSETVENLHALLKSQHFSMGRHRAFTEELGAALNRFYSEEEK; via the coding sequence GTGGCAGAAAAGAAAGAGAGAGGTCTGCTTGTCGTAATCTCGGGATTTTCCGGTGCAGGCAAGGGCACTTTGATACGGGAACTCATGCATCGATACCCCAACTATCGGCTCTCGGTTTCGGCGACTACCAGAGCGCCGCGCGCGGGAGAGGAAGACGGTAGGGATTACTTTTTTGTGTCTCGAGATCGTTTCGAGGAGATGATCGCGCAGTCGGAATTGATTGAATATGCATCCTACGTGGGCAATTATTACGGAACACCGAAGGCTTATGTCGAGAAGATGTTGGACGCCGGCCACGATGTGATACTCGAAATCGAAATCCAGGGTGCGCTCAAGGTAAAGGATATTTTCCCCGAGGCGGTCTTTGTCTTTGTCGCCCCGCCGAATGCGGAGAGCTTGGAACAGAGGCTCACGGGTCGGGGGACCGAGAGCAAAGAACAGGTACTCGCTCGTCTAAAGCGAGCGGCCGAAGAAAGTCGCTGGATGTCGGACTACGAGTATCTTCTGGTCAATGATGACCTTTCGGAGACGGTTGAAAATCTGCATGCACTTCTCAAGAGCCAGCATTTCAGCATGGGCCGTCACCGCGCTTTTACCGAAGAACTCGGTGCTGCATTGAACCGCTTTTATTCAGAGGAGGAAAAATAA
- a CDS encoding YifB family Mg chelatase-like AAA ATPase: MLKKIYAAGLIGTQGVLVRCEADVEQGFPTITFIGSLAASVREAADRVRTALGNSGFRLEPRRVTLNLSPAELRKEGCAYDVPIAVALLAAYGQLPEQLLTDTLFAGELSLSGEILPVRGVLSMVRCAEAARLRRCFLPLENLREGSVIGGIDCYGVSTLSELVELLRGKKDLPAPAVYAESSLSLEDTPDFSDLAGQELVKRATLLAAGGRHNILYIGPAGTGKSMIAARLPHILPAMSREERLSVSEIYSISGLLPSDKPLMTKRPYRSPHHTVTGLALSGGGQKPRPGEISLAHEGVLFLDELPEYHAATLEILRQPLEEHRVHISRVSGNFTFPANFQLVCAMNPCKCGFWPDRNRCRCTEAQVRTYLSHISKPLLDRIDLCAETEAVPFSALQRKERPRENPAMQRAVERVRDIQERRFQGSGIHFNAEMSPAQIEAHCSLCKEDSEFLEALYNSGSMSARALHKLLKVARTAADFDGAPEIQRAYLAEALAYRSPEEKYWGSVSKLARQSLHPAYPKRRN; encoded by the coding sequence ATGCTAAAGAAAATCTATGCGGCCGGTCTCATCGGCACACAAGGCGTTCTGGTCCGCTGCGAGGCGGATGTCGAACAAGGCTTTCCCACCATCACCTTCATCGGTTCTCTGGCGGCCTCGGTACGCGAGGCGGCGGATCGTGTCAGGACCGCGCTCGGTAACAGCGGATTCCGATTGGAACCGCGCCGTGTCACGCTGAATCTGAGCCCGGCGGAACTCCGAAAAGAGGGTTGTGCCTACGATGTGCCGATTGCGGTCGCCCTACTCGCTGCCTACGGCCAACTGCCGGAGCAGCTCCTCACGGATACCTTGTTTGCCGGAGAGCTTTCGCTCAGCGGGGAAATTCTGCCCGTGCGCGGTGTGCTTTCTATGGTACGCTGCGCCGAAGCGGCGAGACTAAGGCGCTGTTTTTTGCCGCTCGAAAATCTGCGCGAAGGCAGTGTAATCGGTGGCATTGACTGCTACGGTGTCTCCACACTCTCGGAGCTCGTTGAACTGCTGCGGGGAAAGAAAGACCTACCCGCGCCCGCCGTTTATGCAGAGAGCAGTCTCTCTTTGGAGGATACACCTGATTTTTCGGATCTTGCCGGTCAGGAACTTGTGAAGCGCGCCACTCTGCTCGCCGCAGGCGGGCGACACAATATCCTGTATATCGGACCTGCGGGCACCGGAAAAAGCATGATTGCCGCAAGGCTTCCGCACATACTGCCGGCCATGAGCCGGGAGGAGCGGCTCAGTGTCTCGGAAATTTACAGCATCAGCGGTCTGCTTCCGTCTGACAAACCCCTGATGACCAAACGCCCCTATCGCTCTCCCCACCACACAGTGACCGGTCTTGCGCTATCCGGCGGCGGTCAAAAGCCGCGCCCCGGGGAGATCAGCCTTGCCCATGAGGGTGTGCTCTTCTTAGACGAGCTTCCGGAATATCATGCCGCGACGCTTGAAATTCTGCGTCAGCCGCTGGAAGAACATCGGGTGCACATAAGCCGCGTCAGCGGAAACTTTACCTTTCCCGCCAACTTTCAGCTTGTCTGTGCCATGAATCCCTGTAAGTGCGGCTTCTGGCCGGACCGCAACCGCTGCCGCTGCACCGAGGCCCAGGTAAGAACCTATCTGAGCCATATCTCAAAACCCTTGCTTGACCGCATCGACCTCTGCGCCGAGACTGAGGCCGTTCCGTTTTCCGCCCTGCAGCGCAAGGAGCGTCCGAGAGAGAATCCGGCCATGCAGCGCGCTGTGGAGCGCGTGCGCGATATCCAGGAGCGACGCTTTCAGGGGAGCGGCATTCATTTCAATGCGGAGATGAGCCCCGCGCAAATCGAAGCCCACTGTTCGCTTTGCAAAGAGGACTCGGAATTCCTGGAGGCGCTTTATAATTCCGGCTCCATGTCGGCGCGCGCTCTGCATAAACTCCTGAAAGTCGCGCGGACAGCCGCAGATTTTGACGGGGCGCCCGAGATTCAGCGCGCCTATCTCGCCGAGGCGCTTGCCTACCGCTCTCCGGAGGAGAAGTACTGGGGAAGCGTCTCCAAATTGGCGCGTCAAAGCCTGCATCCCGCATATCCGAAGAGGCGGAATTGA
- the dprA gene encoding DNA-processing protein DprA: MKQRALYLYLSYALRLTRGEVRKLPGDIRSVEDLFTLSAESSEAYPAGMRDKLSRLAPSPAAVAEALRQIEEALALRRIRFLTSREADWPSRFKTLADPPLWLYLKGELPMEYTPTVSVIGSRSASSYGLRMADFIASELAAKGIAIVSGLAAGIDSRAGEAALAAGGKSYAVLGCGVNICYPKENYALFSRLCEDGNGILSEFPPDELSRAWHFPDRNRLIAALGDCLCVLEAREQQSGSSITVGSALEQGKEIFCLPGRITDPLSRGCHVFIQNGANLLQSPQDIVDYLGLRLRCMLEPRTRSLEKLSPEEGTLYRLIKEEPSFLNRLLQRSGYDIGTVMRCLLKLELEGYVEQLSANYYSAC, encoded by the coding sequence ATGAAACAACGAGCCCTCTACCTGTATCTATCCTATGCCCTTCGTTTGACGCGCGGGGAAGTGCGAAAATTGCCCGGTGATATACGTTCCGTCGAGGATTTGTTTACGCTCTCTGCCGAGAGCTCGGAGGCCTATCCTGCCGGCATGCGGGATAAACTCTCGCGCCTAGCGCCTTCTCCTGCCGCAGTGGCTGAGGCGCTAAGACAGATTGAGGAGGCCCTTGCCCTGCGCCGTATTCGCTTTCTCACGTCCCGGGAGGCAGATTGGCCCTCGCGCTTTAAAACGCTGGCGGATCCGCCGCTCTGGCTCTACCTAAAGGGTGAGTTACCCATGGAATACACGCCTACCGTATCGGTCATCGGGAGCCGAAGTGCGAGTTCCTACGGCCTTCGCATGGCGGACTTTATCGCTTCGGAGCTCGCCGCAAAAGGCATAGCCATTGTGAGCGGACTCGCAGCGGGAATCGACAGCCGCGCGGGAGAAGCTGCCCTGGCAGCCGGCGGCAAGAGCTATGCTGTCCTCGGCTGCGGCGTCAATATCTGCTATCCCAAGGAAAACTATGCGCTTTTTTCGAGGCTCTGTGAGGACGGAAACGGAATTCTGAGTGAGTTTCCGCCGGATGAACTGTCGCGCGCCTGGCACTTTCCGGACCGCAATCGACTCATTGCCGCCCTCGGGGACTGCCTCTGTGTCCTGGAAGCGCGGGAACAACAGAGCGGCAGTTCCATCACGGTAGGGTCAGCACTGGAACAGGGAAAGGAAATCTTCTGTCTTCCGGGGCGCATCACCGATCCCCTGAGCCGGGGCTGCCATGTCTTTATTCAAAACGGGGCAAACCTACTCCAAAGCCCGCAGGATATCGTCGACTATCTCGGACTGCGTCTGCGCTGCATGTTGGAGCCCCGCACGCGCTCACTGGAAAAATTATCGCCGGAAGAAGGCACGCTTTACCGCCTCATCAAAGAAGAGCCCAGCTTTTTAAACCGTCTTTTGCAGCGCAGCGGCTACGACATCGGCACGGTTATGCGCTGTCTCTTAAAATTGGAGCTCGAAGGCTATGTGGAGCAGCTCTCCGCCAACTATTACAGCGCCTGTTAA
- the galE gene encoding UDP-glucose 4-epimerase GalE: MAILVTGGAGFIGSHTCVELLNAGYEVVVVDNLVNSSKESLNRVMEITGKKLHFYELDLLDKKNLDQVFAKEDIEAVIHFAGLKAVGESVYKPLEYYHNNITGTLVLCECMRKYGVKNIVFSSSATVYGDPAFVPITEECPKGEVTNPYGRTKAMLEQILTDLHTADADWNVMLLRYFNPIGAHESGRMGENPKGVPNNLLPYITQVAIGKLVCLGVFGNDYETKDGTCIRDYIHVVDLAKGHVKALEKMVKDAPEVRIYNLGTGTGYSVLDVITAFEKANDLKINYVFKERRAGDVPACYADPSKAERELGWKTEKTLEEMCRDSWRWQKNNPNGYEDTGLTIRKKGELR; the protein is encoded by the coding sequence ATGGCGATTTTAGTGACCGGCGGTGCCGGCTTTATCGGCAGCCACACTTGCGTGGAACTTTTGAATGCGGGCTATGAGGTTGTTGTCGTTGACAACCTCGTGAATTCCAGTAAGGAATCCCTGAACCGCGTGATGGAAATCACGGGAAAAAAGCTGCATTTTTACGAGTTGGATCTTTTGGATAAAAAGAATCTGGATCAGGTCTTTGCCAAGGAAGATATCGAGGCGGTCATCCACTTTGCGGGCCTTAAAGCAGTCGGCGAGTCCGTCTACAAGCCGCTCGAGTACTATCACAACAATATTACCGGTACTCTGGTGCTCTGTGAGTGCATGCGGAAGTACGGCGTGAAGAACATTGTCTTCTCTTCCAGCGCAACGGTTTACGGCGACCCTGCTTTTGTGCCGATTACCGAGGAGTGCCCGAAGGGCGAGGTTACCAATCCCTACGGAAGAACCAAGGCCATGCTCGAGCAGATTCTGACCGACCTTCACACCGCGGATGCGGATTGGAATGTCATGCTGCTCCGCTACTTTAACCCGATCGGCGCACACGAATCCGGACGCATGGGAGAGAACCCGAAGGGTGTGCCGAATAACCTGCTTCCCTACATCACCCAGGTCGCAATCGGAAAGCTGGTCTGCCTCGGCGTCTTTGGCAATGACTATGAGACCAAGGACGGCACCTGCATTCGCGACTACATCCACGTCGTGGATCTCGCAAAAGGCCATGTGAAGGCACTCGAGAAAATGGTGAAGGATGCGCCGGAGGTCAGAATTTACAACCTCGGAACCGGAACCGGCTATTCGGTGCTCGATGTCATCACGGCGTTCGAGAAGGCAAACGATCTGAAAATCAACTATGTTTTCAAGGAGCGCCGCGCGGGCGATGTTCCGGCTTGCTATGCGGATCCCTCAAAGGCGGAGCGCGAGCTCGGCTGGAAGACGGAGAAGACGCTCGAAGAGATGTGCCGCGACTCCTGGAGATGGCAGAAAAACAATCCGAACGGCTATGAGGACACCGGACTCACGATACGGAAAAAGGGAGAGCTGCGCTAA
- a CDS encoding phosphoribosylaminoimidazolecarboxamide formyltransferase yields the protein MKELTLKYGCNPNQKPARIFMQEDRELPVKVLSGTPGYINFLDALNGWLLVHELKEATGLPAATSFKHVSPAGAACGRPLSDTLKKIYWIEDAGELSPLACAYARARGADRMSSFGDFIALSDVCDADTARLIKREVSDGVIAPGYTEEALAILREKKKGRYNVIEIDPSYRPAETEVKQVFGVSFEQGRNELPLTRELLENVVTEAKEIPESAKTDLLIALITLKYTQSNSVCYALDGQAIGIGAGQQSRVHCTRLAGQKADNWYLRQAPEVLQLPFRPEVSRAERDNAIDVYIGDESEDLLRDGSWERVFTLKPAPFTREAKRAWLDGLKGVALASDAFFPFGDNIERARKSGVSYIAEPGGSIRDDQVIETCNRYGIAMAFTGLRLFHH from the coding sequence ATGAAAGAGTTGACGCTCAAATACGGCTGCAATCCGAATCAGAAGCCGGCCAGAATTTTTATGCAGGAAGACCGAGAGCTTCCGGTCAAAGTACTTTCCGGAACTCCGGGCTATATCAATTTTCTGGATGCACTGAACGGCTGGCTGCTGGTGCACGAATTAAAAGAGGCGACCGGCCTTCCCGCCGCTACTTCGTTTAAGCATGTCTCTCCTGCGGGCGCCGCCTGCGGACGCCCGCTCTCGGACACCCTGAAAAAAATCTACTGGATTGAGGATGCCGGCGAACTGAGTCCGCTTGCCTGCGCTTACGCAAGGGCACGCGGTGCCGATCGCATGTCGAGCTTCGGAGACTTTATTGCTCTTTCGGATGTCTGCGACGCGGATACCGCACGCCTCATTAAACGCGAGGTCTCGGACGGTGTGATTGCCCCCGGTTATACGGAGGAAGCACTCGCCATACTCCGCGAGAAGAAGAAGGGCAGGTACAATGTAATTGAAATCGACCCCTCGTATCGACCGGCGGAAACCGAAGTTAAGCAGGTCTTCGGGGTCAGTTTCGAGCAGGGAAGAAACGAATTGCCGCTCACGCGCGAACTCCTCGAAAACGTTGTGACCGAGGCAAAGGAAATCCCGGAGTCCGCTAAGACGGACCTGCTGATTGCGCTGATTACGCTGAAATACACGCAGAGCAATTCGGTCTGCTATGCGCTGGACGGACAGGCCATCGGCATCGGCGCGGGGCAGCAGTCGCGTGTTCACTGCACCCGCCTCGCAGGCCAGAAAGCCGACAACTGGTATCTACGCCAGGCCCCCGAGGTCTTACAGCTTCCCTTCCGTCCGGAGGTAAGCCGCGCGGAGCGCGACAACGCGATTGATGTCTACATCGGCGATGAAAGCGAGGATTTGCTTCGCGACGGCAGCTGGGAGCGCGTATTTACCCTTAAGCCCGCGCCCTTTACCCGGGAGGCGAAGCGCGCTTGGCTTGACGGTCTTAAGGGGGTTGCGCTCGCTTCGGACGCTTTCTTCCCCTTCGGAGACAATATCGAGCGCGCAAGAAAGAGCGGTGTCTCCTACATCGCCGAGCCGGGCGGCTCGATTCGAGATGATCAGGTCATTGAGACCTGCAACCGCTACGGCATTGCGATGGCCTTCACCGGTCTTCGTCTTTTCCACCACTGA